The window CTACACCTCAATCAACTTTACTATCAACATCAGCCAACTTATGGTATCACCGTAGCACCTACCATTTACCCTTACCACTCACTTACTACCAACATCAACAATTTCATGAAGCCATTTATCCTCCCCTCAGGAACTGAGGCCTTTCTGCATCAGTAAAACCCTTCTTGCAACTGTTCAAATATGATATCATCTTTCCTATTCTCACTATCTTAGATCCCAGAGTTTTACTGAAAATGTTCTTTGCTGTAAGAACAGCCACTCTCTTCCGCTTCACTTCATAACAGCATGGCTAAGAAATGACAGCTACAATTCCAGCTCTACACCTGCCAAAGACTTATCCAAACAAGAGGAAGTCGTAGCTAGCCACAAAGAGTAAGCTAGAAGCtactcctgcagcacagggaacaaACATACCATGTGCAGTGCTCATATGCTGACAGAGCACCTAGGTCTACATACAGTGGGATAACTAGGCAGTATCATCATTCAAGAACATTGCtcaaaatagttttctttaaaattaatttcaaagtgTTTTCATCAATGCTGGATTTGTAAGCTGTTCCAAACTTAAGTTTTAGCACAAACTGGCTTCACCAAGAAGCATTCAAGATGGACTTAAAGTCTGCCATGTATCTTGTCAACTTGAAAGGCTAACTTTCACAATCTTAGAGGTACCTGGGTATCATCCTGAACTGTGACATCTGCCTATGCAGCAGCATTTTGACACTGGTACTGTATACAACACATTAGGAGAACACAACAGacttttcagaagctgcttgCTGAAAATGTCAGAGAAGTAGTTTAGGTGCTCTTGCAGCTTATAGGCTGCTTGCATCTGATGGACCAAGTCTATCTGCCTTCTTCTCCtcaggagcacagccagcttACAGTGGCTGAGGCTGCTGATTTGGTTTAGAAAGCCTGTAAACCAGCAGgttcttttctcctcctgcacctctcttcctcctttggAAACTTTGCATTTTTGCAATGTCAGCTGGAGGGGTGGTCGCTCACTCTGCCATCACCTCCTGGCAGGCAGTGTGCAGCCATCCCAGCAACTCGGTAGCTGGTGTTAGAGCAAGGTTTTAGATTAATTACCCttgcaaacacagagctgcttctgcaCTGAATGACAGTGGCCTTTCTGAGCTCTGGTTTGACTCAGGGCACAAGCAGCTCATTAACCATCAGATGATTCAGCACTTGGTGCCTACATTTCTGCTGGCTGGTTTTCATCAGCAGACTACAGCTTTGAAGTGTATCATTTATATGATACCATCAGACACCTGACGAGACACAGGTGTCAAGgccctccagctcccagccagtACTAGTTTTATGTGATGCAGACTGCTCTTCAATTTTACTCTTCACTATGAAGGTTTAAAATCAcattccccacaaaaatcctgtCTGTAACAGtcagcagctttttttctccagctcttcCAGAAAGAAATCATGCACAGAAAAGAGAGGGGTCAAAAAAAAAGATCTCAGGTCACAGACAGAGACTGAGGTCCTGAGCAGAGGATGATCTCCACATTTCATGCTCAGAAGGAAGAAGGATTCTTGTCCCACCAAAGCTAACCATAAACAAAACGCTGTCACATGCAGTCCTTCCCCACCCCCAACCATTCCTTCTGATTTACTCATGGCTACTAATCTCATTAGAGTTCCTATAATTAAAGCACCATAAAATCTGATGAAGAATACAGTATGGTGTTTAAATTAACTCACCCAAAGTCTTTTACTATAAGAATGACTACTCCAACAGAGTTACAAGATTTACAAAATAAAGCTTCACTAATGAGCACAGCATCAAAACTGGATTATCAAGTTTCCAAATTTGCATGTAGAAAAAGCAGGCACTGAGGTTTCTATAAAACTTTTGCAGCCATTTTATAGGGAAAGTGAAATGCTCCCTCTTACATAAAAATACAAGCAGCCCAGAGTGGTTAGGCAGTGAATCACTTTTTTAGCAAACTGTAGTATGCTCAGTTTCTGTAATAATTTGGGTTTGGTGCCATGTTTAATGAAGAGAAAGATGGGAAGTGAAGGACGTGAAGAAGATACAGATGTAATATTACACCTGTGAGATTAAGTGTCCTGGTTCTTGCTTCCCTATCCCAAGTTTATATCTTGGATGACAGAGAGCAGAAACCCACAAGCTTCCAGCTGAATGGGAAATGGTTCTTCCACACTTTTGATCCCAACCTTACTCAACACATACCTGAGAGTCCATGGAGGGAGAACACTGGCCTTTCAGACAATCACACTCTTCAACCTCACCCATTAAGCGTAACAAAaaacagctctgggctgcatCAGTTCCTGGGGAAAGAGCTTGCTGGGACCTGACTCAGGCTCTGTGGGATCCACAACAGATCCTGAGCTCCACACAACCTCTTCCATGACAACCCATTACCCATACCCATCAATTACCACATCATCAATTTCTCTGAGTCCAAACAAATggtcacagattttttttgtgaattgtAGATCAACTGGTCATACTCAGATCCCAAAGAGCCCTGAGTGCTCTGTGACTATCAGGATGTGAGACAGAATAGCTAAATAGAGGCAGAAGTAATGTTACGTGATTTCCCAAAGTCAGGCTCCAGATCAGCCTGGGCATTCCAGGCTCACCTGCTAAGCTTCTGCTCCAGCCACTAAATCTTTGAAAGGGATTATGCAGCAAGGTGCCAGTGATAAGACTGGACTTGACCTCTATGGACCTTCAGACGTTACCTTCATTTTCCAGCACGATGAGCAACAACTCAGCAGTTGGAGTGTTTTCATCTGGCATTCTTTTTAAGAATGCCTAAAACTTCAGTTGATTTTCTTATCTATAATAGAAAGGGCTTGGAGGCAGAAGTTCTGATACTCATATATTTGCATAGAGGAAAGCAGGATGCATTAACAGAGTTTTTACTTTGCTACTCCATTAAACATCATTTCAGGGATCACAATGAAGCATGAAGAATACAGCTTTCTCCAGTGAGAGAACACACACAGACATCAAAGActacacaaattattttaagtgcTATACTTCTGCCAACATATTCCACATTTTCAGCATGAGAGACCACTCCTCCAGAGACGTAGAGTCAGCCAGGGCAGAGATTACTATTTCTCTGACAAGAAAACCAGATCTAAACTATTCACAATgctgcttggctttttttttttttcaactgttttttgtttgttttcaattttagGTACATTCTTAAAACAGGCTGATCATATCCAAAATaagatcttttaaaattttcaaacaaaaccagtttttcagtatttacaCCTTTTGAGCAtcccataatttttttttaatttcctacaAAAAATGCAAAGTCTCAAAGATGAAAGGTAACTTGATTTCTAACCTATACTGGCTTTTCATTCATCCTTCCCAGAAATTCTCCTAACATAACTGACACGGAGATGCTTTCTCTCTCCCCAGGATGACTCACAGGGTCCTTCCACAGCACAAAGGAAAGAGAGATcacttcttgttcttcttgAAGAAATATTGCTTTCTTGTCCTTTTCAAAAAGGAAGATAAGGGAAGAACACATTGGACTGttatttgctgcattttgtttcacttttccCTAACAAATTTATCAAGTAGCTAAAATTCTGCCTGGTCATAAAAGCATCTGTAACAATATGTCCACAGAAGCGCTCTGTGAATCTCACTCCTCAAGATCAGCATCCCTGCCCCACCTTTAAAGCACAGCAGTTAAGTACCCATATGGCTATGTGCCACACGGGTGCCTTCCTTTCCCCATCTGCTGGGACCAGCTTTGCTGGTGCTTAGCAATAGCAGTGGCTTCCCTGAAGGGCATCCCTGCATACACATCCAACACCTGGCCAATGCTAAACCCACTCCCTAGCACATATACCCGCTTCCTAGGCCAGCCAGCTATTCCAGCCAccaagctgctgcttccttctcccAGAGTTCAGCCTAAACCAGGCAGAGGAGTTCTTCAGTATGGCTTTAGATACCAGATCATATAAGTTCCATTACATCACTGTAAACTGCAGGCACCTACAGGACATGGGGAAGATCACCCTGACATCACAACACTTGTCAATTTCCAGCTTAAATGAAAGTCAGTACTCTGACATATGACCTCAGTGGCAGATATCAAAGCAGCACAAATGCGCACTGACAAAATAATCTAAAAACTTAGTGAGAGTTTGCCGTCTACCACTTATCTACAAATCAAATCATTCTGTGCATGAAGTCTCAAGAAGGCTTATTAAGTGTTCCTGAGTTTCAGTGTTACAGGAAACACACAAAACATCCAATCTATCAGTTCCCAAGTAAAGCCCTTTGCTATTATCTAAACATATCCAAACAAGATAATAAAAATGCTACTGAGTTTACCATTAGCCAAAACAAATGCTACCAGCACCAGCAAATGCTACACAGGCTATCAGGGCCCATAAAGGAGCAACTTGCACTTCACGTGCAATTTCCAAGCAGCGAAATGTACTCTGGTCAGAAGAGGCCTGTCAACTATTTATGGATTGCGGGGGTAGCTGTAATCATCCATTCCCTTCCCTATACGtacagcccagcaggagcacaaactgccccagcacagcaccaagccCCAAATAGGTGAAAAAATTCATTCCACCCAGAAACTAGCACATTTCCACCAGGCACATCCTAAAAGCTGCTGCTAAATAAAAGCATAAAGGTGGTAAGCAAAGGGTTtagttgattttgtttttcccacaCACACCATAGTTCCCCCATTGTTCTTCGTGTTTAGGGTATGACTacaccagcagcagaaacacacaGATATTCAGTGCTGCTAAACAAACTACAGAAAACATTAGCAAAGACAGACCTTAGTTATCAAGCTGCTGATTTCGGTTtgaaacagcagctctgactgACAAAACAGTGATGAACATGTAAGCACCCTCTACACCAGTTATCTGCCAAGATGAGCAGTTGCCTGCCCAGGATGGGAAAGTTGtgtttccaatttttttcctccaaagaagTTATTGTTTACTGTTGTTAACTGCAATTCTTCACCAACAGTCACACACACCCTATTTTAAGCTAGCACAACTGGTGCAACACCAAACGCGATGTGTCCTGCGAGGAGCAGGCCGAGCGGCTGCACCAAGGGCCCGAACATCGAGCGGCAGCGGGCAAAACCCACGGCTCCAGGAGCCGCTCCGGAGGCGGCTGCCAGTGCTCCCGAACTCCGCTCCTTATCACTCCTTGGCCGCCTCTTAAAAGAAAACTGGTGCCGCCGAACAGGTAACAGCAAGAGTTCGAGATTTCAAAGCGAAAATTCTTATAAAGACAGCAAGAGCCTAAAAACGCATTAAGCGACCAACCCGACCAGCCGCGTACGAACGCGCAGAGCAGCGCTTCGGGAACGGGCGGTCGCTGACTCCGCAGCCCGCACGCAGGTGGCGGCCGAACGCGTTCCGTACGGGACGGGAAAGGCTCCTTCTCCCTCCGCACCTCACGGCCCAGCCCCGCTCGCCGGGCTGCCCGAGCATGCTGCGACCACAGCCCCCCCCGGCACACCCCGGCTGCGCCCGCTGGGAAGTACCTGGGAGCTGAGGTACCGCCGGAGGCACTCCTCGCACACCGCCTTcttgcagcaggacaggggctTGATGGGCTTCTCCTCCAGGCACACAcggcagctcagcaccagcagcgGCCCGAACTCGCCCGCGATCAGCCCGGAGAAGGGCTCGGGCAGCAGGTACAAGTCCACCACCTCGATGCTACCGCCGGAGGACAGCGGGTCGTCGCCTGACACCACGCCGCGCCGCGCGGGGGGCTGCCCCACGCCGGGGCCGCCGTGGGGGGAGCCGGGGACCGTCGCCGGCCGGTCATTCTCCACGCAGTAGACGGTGCAGTACACGTGCCGCcggggggggcggcggcggccgctgcCTCCCTCCGGCCCCTCCTCCGCCGGGGCCGCCGGCTCCCCCCAGCCCGGCggctgcccggcccggccgccgcctccgcctCCTCTTCGGCTCCTCGCCGCTccgggccggcggcggccggcggCAGCTCTCCGCCTCGCCCCCGGCCCGGCAGCCCCGCCGCCCGGGACCGCCTCTCGCGGCGAAGGCGGCTCGTCGGCCGGGCTCCCGCTGGTCCCCGACCGGGCTcggcggcgcggcggccgcCCGCGGGGTGCTCAGcgagctctgctgctcccccatcgccgcccgccgccgctcctTCCCATCCAGCCGCCTCCCCGGCCCCGCTTCTGCTTCCGGGTCCCGAGCCCCGCTGCGCCGAACcccgcgctgcccgcccgcgggaggggccgccgccgcccggtCTCCCCGCCGAGGGGCTGCGGGCGCAGGGGAgggagcggcggcagcggcgggcgcCGCTCCGGTCAGCGCCGCCCCCGGGGTGCCGGCCCGAGCCCGACCCCCATGCCGGGGAGGACGCGGGCAGCCTCCCCTGGTGCCGCGGGGCAGCGCGCCCGGCCGCGCCCCGCagccgccccggcccgccc of the Camarhynchus parvulus chromosome 3, STF_HiC, whole genome shotgun sequence genome contains:
- the RNF217 gene encoding probable E3 ubiquitin-protein ligase RNF217, which codes for MRGAAEELRQRGRGQGRAGPGAGAPGGRPPRAGGGDARGGPGRLRGAAGRAAPRHQGRLPASSPAWGSGSGRHPGGGADRSGARRCRRSLPCARSPSAGRPGGGGPSRGRAARGSAQRGSGPGSRSGAGEAAGWEGAAAGGDGGAAELAEHPAGGRRAAEPEAVPGGGAAGPGARRRAAAGRRRPGAARSRRGGGGGGRAGQPPGWGEPAAPAEEGPEGGSGRRRPPRRHVYCTVYCVENDRPATVPGSPHGGPGVGQPPARRGVVSGDDPLSSGGSIEVVDLYLLPEPFSGLIAGEFGPLLVLSCRVCLEEKPIKPLSCCKKAVCEECLRRYLSSQVQLGQADIKCPITECSEHLDETTVLYNLPHDDIIKYKYFLELSRIDSSTKPCPQCKHFTTFRRRGHIPTPAKLENKYKIQCPSCQFVWCFKCHSPWHEGVNCKEYKKGDKLLRHWANEIEHGQRNAQKCPKCKIHIQRTEGCDHMTCSQCNTNFCYRCGERYRQLRFFGDHTSNLSIFGCKYRYLPERPHLRRLVRGSVCAGKLLITPLILVLGLALGAVAVVVGLFVFPIYCLCKKQRKRSRTGMPW